Genomic DNA from Anaerolineae bacterium:
CCTTGCGCAACATCCCCCGGATCACCGGAGAATCCTTCCATATCACAGAATCACCCAGATGGCGCAATCCCAGCGCCCGAATGGTCTCCTTCTGCCGTCGAGAGTACCCGATGGCGCTCTTAACCCACACGATCCGCAAAATCTTATCCTCGGTTGCCATCACCGACGCTCCCGCTTCCAGAACGGCAGCACATCCTCTAGGGGTTTGCCGCGGTTTTGTGCTTCCTGCTCCGGATCTTTCAGCATCTCCAGTCCAGCCATAGTGGCTCGCACCACGTTCAGGATGTTGGAGCTACCCAGCGATTTGGTCAGGACATCCCGAACCCCTGCTGCCTCCAGCACGGCGCGCACGCCACCGCCCGCGATCACGCCCGTACCCGGCGAAGCCGGCTTCAACAGGACTTTCGCCGCACCATAATCGGCCACCACCTCATGAGGAATCGTGGTCCCGACGAGAGGGATTTTGCGCATAGAGCGTTTGGCGTGTTCGGTCGCCTTACGGATCGCATCGGGCACCTCACGGGCCTTCCCCACGCCTACCCCAACGCTTCCCTTGCGGTCTCCGACCACTACAATGGCGCGAAAGCTGAATCGCCGACCGCCCTGCACGACCTTGGCAGTCCGGGCGATGTGCACCACGCGCTCGTCCAGTTCCTCGCGCTCTTCCTCTTGCCCTCGTCTGCCGTCTTTTCTTGTGGATGGCATTCGTCCTCCCAGCCTTAAAACACCAGGCCTGCTTCTCGAGAACCTTCGGCCAACGCCTTGACGCGGCCGTGGTAAAGATAACCACCGCGGTCGAACACGACCCGGGTGATGCCTGCTGCCAAGGCCCGTTTGGCCACCAACTCGCCGACCTTCCTGGCCTGCTCGGTTTTCGTCAGGCCTTTTAGTTGTCCGCGCAGCTCTGGATCCAACGTGGAGGCGGATACTAGGGTCACGCCTCGTTCATCATCAATCACTTGCGCGTAAATATGGCACAGGCTGCGAAACACGTTTAGCCGCGGGCGTTCCGCCGTCCCAAAAACCCGACGACGTACTCGACGATGTCGGCGCAATCGCGCCTCTCTCGGCGTTAATTTGGCCATAGGCCCTTCACCCTCCCGGGCAGTGCTGTAATCCCAGCGAAATCACGACTATTTGGCGCGTCCGGTCTTGCCGGCCTTCTGACGCACCCGCTCATCTGCATAACGGATACCCTTGCCCTTGTATGGCTCTGGCGGCCGCACATCGCGGATCTTTGCCGCGATGAGCCCCACCAGCTCTTTGTCAATCCCCTCCACCGTGATGGTACGGCCAGCTCGGTCCACGGTGAACTTGATCCCGCGCGGCGGCTGGAATTCCACCGGATGGGAGAAGCCCACCTGGAGGATCAGCCGTTCCCCTACCATATCTG
This window encodes:
- the rpmD gene encoding 50S ribosomal protein L30, whose translation is MATEDKILRIVWVKSAIGYSRRQKETIRALGLRHLGDSVIWKDSPVIRGMLRKVQHLVRVEEVEGA
- the rpsE gene encoding 30S ribosomal protein S5 — translated: MPSTRKDGRRGQEEEREELDERVVHIARTAKVVQGGRRFSFRAIVVVGDRKGSVGVGVGKAREVPDAIRKATEHAKRSMRKIPLVGTTIPHEVVADYGAAKVLLKPASPGTGVIAGGGVRAVLEAAGVRDVLTKSLGSSNILNVVRATMAGLEMLKDPEQEAQNRGKPLEDVLPFWKRERR
- the rplR gene encoding 50S ribosomal protein L18; this encodes MAKLTPREARLRRHRRVRRRVFGTAERPRLNVFRSLCHIYAQVIDDERGVTLVSASTLDPELRGQLKGLTKTEQARKVGELVAKRALAAGITRVVFDRGGYLYHGRVKALAEGSREAGLVF